Genomic segment of Juglans microcarpa x Juglans regia isolate MS1-56 chromosome 7S, Jm3101_v1.0, whole genome shotgun sequence:
tcttttttttttaattgaaggaggACAGCACCTCCACAATTTTATTACCAAGTAGTTCTGCCGTCTGCGTGTCAATTAAGTTATCATCGAGGGAGGGGGAGATGAACCCAAAGACAAAAGAATCGAATCCAAAAAGAGATGAGAAAACACCTGTCTCCTTAGAGAAGGGCCTTCTTTGGAGAGGTTCccgatataaaaaataaaaaataaaaaaataaaaaaatttgtgaagtTTCAATGCTTTGATAATATGTAAACACTGCAGAAATTTAGATGAGGAACCGAAGTTCTTTCTCTTTTCGTGATTTCACAGCTTGTTAACTTGATGGAACATGTGTAGAGAAAATTCAGAgctaggaaaaataaaaaatctatagaagaagaaaaaaactaaaagccTCTAAGTCGTCTAGCAGGAAAGACCCAAGTGAAGAGAGAACTAGGAAGTacagataaaaagaaataagaactAAAATCTAATTGTACTAATCAGAGACATCATCCCCATGAAAGCCATTGCCATTATCTTGATCAACCacagatttatttttaacttttgacAATCTACCGGAAGATTTGGGTTTCCTGACCTTCTCTGCCTGCAACTCCAACCCTTTCTCTGAAGGCTTCCGCTTTCTTTTCATGCGTGATCCTCCTGCATCCTCTGCTGCAGAATTATCTACAACTGCATGAGTCAGTGCCTCATTTTAAGGAAACTAAAACTGAACTAATTACAAGCTTAAGTGGCTAAGAAAGATATTCCAATTTATTTACAAGATAGGAGATAgcttgtttggacacttggGGTATCTAAGAATTCTGTGAATAgcagtaaaatgatttgaattaagatgttttattgaattttcggaaaggaggaagaaaaagttaaataaaaatattataaagtttaacattcaaaccaaacaatttctcatctctctcatctcatgttttctcattatccaaacgtaCCCTAAGTCTTTGGTTTTCCAAACCTTTTTTTGATGTTTTCTCCCCCAAATACCATGTTCGAGAAATTCGGAGAATCCTTGTCATTAACGCAATAAAAGCTTAAAAGGTTTCACTCCATCTAACGTTTACTGAGGCatgaattttctaatttttatttttcaaaaagaaaaaacgtaATTGCTCTCTAACAACAGAAATATAGCGAAGGAcctgaaaatcatgaaaaaatcTGCTTATAACACCCAATGTGTGATACCCATGTAACACCATTGGCGTGGCATAAAGTCAAGGCAGCGTAACACTTGTGTAGCATATTAATGCCTGTCATGTCACTGGTGTTACGGGGGAGTGTTTCACTGGAGTGTTACGAGTAACAGAACTGGAAAATCATATGGGATTGctaattaaagaataaatactACCAAGCATCACTTCCAGAACAGTTAAGAGCAATGCCTTCTCGCACTATAAATCTTATGTGAGAACCATATTAACATTCCCAAGATCAAAAAACACTTCTATCTACCTCCACATTTTATCGCTAACACGGTTCAATTAATGCATTAAGCAAGCATTATTATCATCTTTGACTTTCTAGTTTTTTTCCTAGGACCGTTAACTattgttcttttcattttttctcttttctggtAAGCATCACTTAAAGCACCAAACAGAAGGGGCTGGAATCAAAGTACACGGGATGTCTATAAAAGGATGGCTTCaagggaagaaagaaatggTTAGGagtacagaaaaataaaaaaacacaatttcagACACAGGTAGCTTAGAAACTTAGGCTTTCAAAATCAACATTAGAGTTTTTTAATCCAGATTTTTGGTAAAAATAATCTGATGGAAGGACACTACCAAACTTGACTAGTGTAGCTAGCCTTGTTCCTAGTAAGGATGAATGTAGCAATGACTTGCAGAAAAATACATAGAAGGCATAGAGCATTACCTTCAGGCGGACTTGATGCATGGTTTGTTGTGTGCCCATTTGGTTCAGCCTCTTCTGAAAGAGGGGATCCAGACTGGTTACTATCCACTAACTTTGATGAACTTTCAACACACTTGTCTTGCCGCTCAGGCACGTCAGGAGAAGGAATAGCTGGCAAGAAGCACAGTTCTTCTTGGGACATGTCCGAATCACTGAAAGCTGAATTCTTCTCCAGCGTCAGTATATCAacttcatcatcttcattaACATCTGATTCTTTAACCTGTAAGGcacaaaattttaagaaatgatgaAGTGAAGAAATGATCTGCTCAACCAGTTAACTGCCTTCTCACCTTTTCAGTCTCAGGAACCAGATCAAATTCATCTTCTCGTTCTACATACTCCTCATTTTCCTCTAGCTCTTTGAAATCAGGAGCAAATGCACTCCAGTTCTCCGTATAATCTTTTGCCCAAATATATACGAAACCAGTCAGGGAAACAGACACAACAATGGGGTGAACAGGATGCCATGCTAAGTCAATCAAGGCTTCCTTTGGACCTTCAAGGATTTTCACAAGATGCCCAGCCCTATCCCATATGTAAATCTTGTGCTCTCCTTTACTTGCAGAACCACCAATTACCCACTCACCATCACCACTAAAGCAAGGTGCTTTCCAATGCATCTTTGTGATAGAATCTTGAAACTCCCGAAAAAGTGTTAGGCACTTCAATCCAACAGCCTTCAACTTCTCAACACCATCTAGCTCATTAAGTGTCTTGTCCAAGTCTTCAAGGGCTACGAGCCCATCTTTGAAGGGGAGGAGATTCTCATAGATTCTAATGGTACGATCATTCGAATTTGTAAGCAGATACTGCCCATTCCTGCTGAATACTATGTTCTTGATCACAGCACTGCCACTAACTGGAACCATGGCTTGCACTTGGACAGTCCTATGGTCTATTATAAGAATTTCCCCTTTGGAGTTCCCCACATAAATAAGATCCCCATACTTGTTAAAGCAAGCAGCAGTTGGAGTGAAAGGGGGAGTTCCATCTGAGAATTTATTGCGTGACTGAGGGACAGTTCCATTGCCTGTATCAGGGATTGAGACCGGAAGCATAGTAGTGCTTCCTGTGTTCAAATCAACTATCATGGGAGCAGATGAGAGAGGACATGCCAGGCAGAGAGATGGAGTAGAGGAGCCAGGATTTAGACGAGCTTGTAAAGGGGTTTGCTGCAGAGTTGTGCGTGTAAGCCTCTCGCCACTGACAACATCCCAAAGCGTTAATGACTTGTCAGCAGCAGATACAAGGATACGATGGCCATACTTTGACCAACAGACACTTGTTATGGCGGCAATACAGTCTTTATCTCGGAGCTCCTTGGCAATGCCCCTGGTTTCAAAATCCCAGATAATGCAGTTCCCATCAGAGCATCCAGCTGGTCAATCAAACAAGCATAACACGAGCTGTAAAGATCTTTGAATAAACCCCAAGAATGTCACAAGAAAGCATCAGAATTACATGTTTTTACCCAGCACCACCAAGGCAAAAAAAGAGAGTAGAGGCAACACTTTAGCTATGTGCAAATAAATGCATTTGgatgaaaaataaagcaaagatAATTAGTAAAAAGGAGAGATAAATTTAAGAGTTCTCATATCACTAATGTTACAAGCAAAATCATTAACTTAAAGACCTCACAACATAAATCTCAGCACTAGCATTTACTGAATGGATGAATCTACCGTCTAGTATACACTAAAGTACTCAAAATATTCTCTTCcacaaagaaaatactcaaacaaAGTATATGATGAAGTTTCTCAACTGCGAAACTCAACAAGGGAACCAAGTTTTGTCAACTCTACAACTAACATATCCAAATGAAACATAGAGATGAAAATCCCAGATTGAGATGAAccaaacaaattagaaaaaccATTAAATATCAGAAACCTACAATTATGATGGTAACTGTTGCTTTAGCACTTGTGCCGATAAATTCTTCCCATAATCTAAATTAGGCAACGAACAACAAAGGAAACAAAACAACTTTGATGCTGATatcctaaaaaaaaagttggtcaTGGCTATCTAACCTAAATATGCCatctgaaaaaaattatagtaaaatatcaGCCAAACTCAATGTGAGTTATAGTTAATCTTGTTAACCATTGGAGTAAAAGcaatcttaaaatattatgaaggtTAATATAATGCATGTGGTAAAGGAGCAcaagccaatttttttttttttttttatgaaaatatatattactcgAGCAATTTGCTTAAAGCTTTTCGACTAGAAGACTCAATAACAATCAAGATCCAAGCTTGCGACACCCAAACCCCCAAAgtattcttcttcattttccttaatCTACTGTTAAACACCCTAACTAATCTTTCTAGGACCAGCATGATGCAATAAGTATAGGCAAAAAGTTAACCACTGGCAAAATTGCAGATTTTCAGAGATGGCCACTGTGGCTACCAAAACATAAAATGGGTAAACCTTCAGCTAGtttccaaaaaaaaagtttgtaagGAAAAACGcaagaacaagaaatttttACATACTCTCCGGTTAGTACATAAGTAGttcttcaataattttaagACTCCCCCGCCATTTGTGACCAGGCCAAGACACCCAACAAATcaatataaactataaatattgcaaaatccaaaaaattgcATACACAATGTTCACATTATACCGTTGGGGAAAACAGATATTTCACACTGGAATTTTCTCTTCGACTCAACacccaagagagagagagaaagagagcataCCAGCCAGAAG
This window contains:
- the LOC121240728 gene encoding protein RBL-like isoform X3, encoding MNAPIIDPLQGDFPEVIEEYLEHGVMKCIAFNRRGTLLAAGCSDGNCIIWDFETRGIAKELRDKDCIAAITSVCWSKYGHRILVSAADKSLTLWDVVSGERLTRTTLQQTPLQARLNPGSSTPSLCLACPLSSAPMIVDLNTGSTTMLPVSIPDTGNGTVPQSRNKFSDGTPPFTPTAACFNKYGDLIYVGNSKGEILIIDHRTVQVQAMVPVSGSAVIKNIVFSRNGQYLLTNSNDRTIRIYENLLPFKDGLVALEDLDKTLNELDGVEKLKAVGLKCLTLFREFQDSITKMHWKAPCFSGDGEWVIGGSASKGEHKIYIWDRAGHLVKILEGPKEALIDLAWHPVHPIVVSVSLTGFVYIWAKDYTENWSAFAPDFKELEENEEYVEREDEFDLVPETEKVKESDVNEDDEVDILTLEKNSAFSDSDMSQEELCFLPAIPSPDVPERQDKCVESSSKLVDSNQSGSPLSEEAEPNGHTTNHASSPPEAEDAGGSRMKRKRKPSEKGLELQAEKVRKPKSSGRLSKVKNKSVVDQDNGNGFHGDDVSD
- the LOC121240728 gene encoding protein RBL-like isoform X4; this translates as MNAPIIDPLQGDFPEVIEEYLEHGVMKCIAFNRRGTLLAAGCSDGNCIIWDFETRGIAKELRDKDCIAAITSVCWSKYGHRILVSAADKSLTLWDVVSGERLTRTTLQQTPLQARLNPGSSTPSLCLACPLSSAPMIVDLNTGSTTMLPVSIPDTGNGTVPQSRNKFSDGTPPFTPTAACFNKYGDLIYVGNSKGEILIIDHRTVQVQAMVPVSGSAVIKNIVFSRNGQYLLTNSNDRTIRIYENLLPFKDGLVALEDLDKTLNELDGVEKLKAVGLKCLTLFREFQDSITKMHWKAPCFSGDGEWVIGGSASKGEHKIYIWDRAGHLVKILEGPKEALIDLAWHPVHPIVVSVSLTGFVYIWAKDYTENWSAFAPDFKELEENEEYVEREDEFDLVPETEKVKESDVNEDDEVDILTLEKNSAFSDSDMSQEELCFLPAIPSPDVPERQDKCVESSSKLVDSNQSGSPLSEEAEPNGHTTNHASSPPEEDAGGSRMKRKRKPSEKGLELQAEKVRKPKSSGRLSKVKNKSVVDQDNGNGFHGDDVSD
- the LOC121240728 gene encoding protein RBL-like isoform X2, which encodes MNAPIIDPLQGDFPEVIEEYLEHGVMKCIAFNRRGTLLAAGCSDGNCIIWDFETRGIAKELRDKDCIAAITSVCWSKYGHRILVSAADKSLTLWDVVSGERLTRTTLQQTPLQARLNPGSSTPSLCLACPLSSAPMIVDLNTGSTTMLPVSIPDTGNGTVPQSRNKFSDGTPPFTPTAACFNKYGDLIYVGNSKGEILIIDHRTVQVQAMVPVSGSAVIKNIVFSRNGQYLLTNSNDRTIRIYENLLPFKDGLVALEDLDKTLNELDGVEKLKAVGLKCLTLFREFQDSITKMHWKAPCFSGDGEWVIGGSASKGEHKIYIWDRAGHLVKILEGPKEALIDLAWHPVHPIVVSVSLTGFVYIWAKDYTENWSAFAPDFKELEENEEYVEREDEFDLVPETEKVKESDVNEDDEVDILTLEKNSAFSDSDMSQEELCFLPAIPSPDVPERQDKCVESSSKLVDSNQSGSPLSEEAEPNGHTTNHASSPPEDNSAAEDAGGSRMKRKRKPSEKGLELQAEKVRKPKSSGRLSKVKNKSVVDQDNGNGFHGDDVSD
- the LOC121240728 gene encoding protein RBL-like isoform X1 codes for the protein MNAPIIDPLQGDFPEVIEEYLEHGVMKCIAFNRRGTLLAAGCSDGNCIIWDFETRGIAKELRDKDCIAAITSVCWSKYGHRILVSAADKSLTLWDVVSGERLTRTTLQQTPLQARLNPGSSTPSLCLACPLSSAPMIVDLNTGSTTMLPVSIPDTGNGTVPQSRNKFSDGTPPFTPTAACFNKYGDLIYVGNSKGEILIIDHRTVQVQAMVPVSGSAVIKNIVFSRNGQYLLTNSNDRTIRIYENLLPFKDGLVALEDLDKTLNELDGVEKLKAVGLKCLTLFREFQDSITKMHWKAPCFSGDGEWVIGGSASKGEHKIYIWDRAGHLVKILEGPKEALIDLAWHPVHPIVVSVSLTGFVYIWAKDYTENWSAFAPDFKELEENEEYVEREDEFDLVPETEKVKESDVNEDDEVDILTLEKNSAFSDSDMSQEELCFLPAIPSPDVPERQDKCVESSSKLVDSNQSGSPLSEEAEPNGHTTNHASSPPEVVDNSAAEDAGGSRMKRKRKPSEKGLELQAEKVRKPKSSGRLSKVKNKSVVDQDNGNGFHGDDVSD